Proteins from a single region of Phycisphaeraceae bacterium D3-23:
- the smpB gene encoding SsrA-binding protein SmpB, which yields MAKRKKQKQNLEPRIENRRARRDYNILDTLECGVVLQGSEVKSIRYGRVSLGEGYVAVNPNAMELWMYNVDIAMYPNAGVNQHAPKAIRKLLAHKRQIQKLYGLTTAKGVTLIPIALYFKEGRIKIEVAVGEGKRSYDKRDDIKKRDADRDMRRAMTRKRI from the coding sequence ATGGCCAAACGCAAGAAACAAAAGCAGAACCTCGAACCGCGCATCGAGAACCGACGCGCCCGGCGGGACTACAACATCCTCGACACCCTCGAGTGCGGCGTCGTCCTCCAGGGCAGCGAGGTTAAGTCCATCCGTTACGGCCGGGTCTCGCTGGGCGAGGGCTATGTCGCTGTGAACCCCAACGCCATGGAGTTGTGGATGTACAACGTCGATATCGCCATGTACCCCAACGCCGGCGTCAACCAGCACGCGCCCAAGGCCATCCGCAAACTCCTCGCGCACAAGCGGCAGATCCAGAAGCTCTACGGCCTCACGACCGCCAAGGGCGTGACGCTTATCCCGATCGCGCTCTACTTCAAGGAAGGCCGGATCAAGATCGAGGTCGCGGTCGGCGAGGGCAAGCGCAGCTACGACAAGCGCGACGACATCAAGAAGCGTGACGCCGACCGCGACATGCGCCGCGCGATGACGCGCAAGCGGATCTAG
- a CDS encoding MFS transporter — MRSAPLLLAVFLLSMATASAEHAVFFFTKEALGFGVMANLLLALVFGATYLLGARLSHPWVEWLVRRLPGVGSERFVLVLILASQVVIGGLLAWSPTPAMFWSLWPVLGLVSGVQWPIFESYVVAGRPPRAAATAISRFNVTWATAVVIAVAISGLLIAWWEPALFALGGLLNLAGIVILLTTFPERAAHLEDNHPDRIPAEVVRSYRPLIASSRWSMLSSYTLMFVLGPYLPEVFDALGYGVVTATLLAGVLYALRVVSFAWMGMWPGWHGKKLPLALGAVALPVGALLILLPSTVAPVLIGEVIFGFTAGVIYTASLYYGMIEKNASVEAGGDHEAVIGVGFCLGPLLGMAGHKLSTTLGSAVAGMTLGLSPMIVGGLVGGLWPLRKNVNHEVTKGTKEGEF, encoded by the coding sequence TTGCGCTCCGCCCCCCTCCTGCTTGCGGTGTTTCTGCTCAGCATGGCGACGGCCTCGGCCGAGCACGCGGTGTTCTTCTTCACCAAAGAGGCCCTGGGCTTTGGCGTGATGGCGAACCTGCTGCTCGCACTTGTTTTCGGTGCGACGTATCTGCTCGGTGCGCGGCTCAGCCATCCGTGGGTGGAGTGGCTTGTGCGGCGGCTGCCGGGCGTGGGCAGCGAGCGTTTCGTGCTGGTCCTGATCCTCGCGTCGCAGGTGGTGATCGGCGGCTTGCTCGCGTGGTCGCCGACGCCTGCGATGTTCTGGTCGCTCTGGCCCGTGCTGGGGCTGGTCTCGGGCGTGCAGTGGCCGATCTTCGAGAGCTACGTCGTCGCGGGCCGGCCGCCGCGTGCCGCGGCCACCGCGATCAGCCGGTTCAACGTAACCTGGGCTACCGCCGTCGTGATCGCCGTCGCGATCTCGGGCCTGCTCATCGCCTGGTGGGAGCCCGCACTCTTCGCGCTCGGCGGGCTGCTCAACCTCGCCGGCATCGTGATCCTATTGACGACCTTCCCCGAGCGCGCCGCGCACCTGGAAGACAACCACCCCGATCGCATTCCCGCCGAGGTTGTGCGCAGCTACCGCCCGCTCATCGCATCGTCGCGCTGGTCGATGCTGTCGAGCTACACGCTCATGTTCGTGCTGGGCCCGTATCTGCCCGAAGTGTTTGATGCGCTGGGCTACGGTGTTGTGACGGCGACACTCCTCGCCGGCGTGCTCTACGCGTTGCGCGTCGTCAGCTTCGCGTGGATGGGCATGTGGCCGGGCTGGCACGGCAAGAAACTCCCGCTCGCGCTGGGCGCGGTCGCGTTGCCGGTCGGCGCGCTGCTCATCCTGCTACCCAGCACCGTCGCGCCGGTCCTCATCGGCGAAGTGATCTTCGGTTTCACCGCCGGCGTCATCTACACCGCGTCGCTGTACTACGGCATGATCGAGAAGAACGCCTCGGTCGAGGCCGGCGGCGACCACGAAGCCGTCATCGGCGTGGGCTTCTGCCTGGGCCCGCTGCTGGGCATGGCCGGCCACAAACTCAGCACAACGCTGGGCAGTGCGGTCGCCGGCATGACGCTGGGGCTGTCGCCGATGATCGTCGGCGGTCTGGTCGGCGGGTTGTGGCCTTTGCGGAAAAATGTGAACCACGAAGTCACGAAGGGCACGAAGGAAGGCGAATTTTAG
- a CDS encoding deoxyribodipyrimidine photo-lyase, translating to MPTTIVWFRQDLRLTDHPALCAAVERGAVVPVFIWSPGEEGGWPPGEARRWWLHQSLAALGDALDKLGSRLVLRQGSALETLKQLAEETQADTVVWHRRYEPAAIARDQAVKRGLADEGLEARSFNGHLLFEPWELATKQGSPYQVFTPFHNAMQRLPEPDTPLAAPKKLAAPKSWPSSEPLDALGLMPTIEWYAGLADTWRPGEASGRKQLKRFVDDPIGEYLGERNTPSVQGTSRLSPYLHHGEVSVRQAYHAARKRTAGNAGAALKKNAHGYLRQLAWRDFGYHLLYHFPQTPDHPLREKYADFPWIDMRKGRHTLDAWQRGQTGYPIVDAGMRELWHTGWMHNRVRMVVASFLVKHLLIDWREGTRWFWDTLVDADLANNTLGWQWAGGCGADAAPYFRIFNPILQGEKFDKAGAYVRKWCPELKDVPDKFLHKPWAAPSLVMQQARVTLGEDYPEPIVDHKEARERALDALAQVSGD from the coding sequence ATGCCTACGACGATTGTCTGGTTCCGACAAGACCTCCGCCTTACCGACCACCCGGCACTCTGCGCGGCGGTGGAGCGCGGCGCGGTCGTGCCCGTGTTTATCTGGTCGCCCGGTGAGGAGGGTGGCTGGCCGCCCGGCGAGGCACGGCGGTGGTGGCTGCACCAGTCGCTCGCCGCTCTCGGAGATGCACTAGACAAGCTTGGCAGCCGGCTGGTCCTGCGGCAAGGGTCAGCACTCGAAACGCTCAAGCAACTGGCGGAAGAAACACAGGCGGACACGGTCGTCTGGCACCGGCGGTACGAGCCCGCAGCGATCGCGCGCGATCAGGCAGTCAAACGCGGCCTCGCCGACGAGGGGCTTGAGGCGCGCAGCTTCAATGGGCACCTGCTGTTTGAGCCGTGGGAGCTGGCGACGAAGCAAGGCAGCCCGTACCAGGTGTTTACGCCGTTCCACAACGCGATGCAGCGGCTGCCCGAGCCGGACACGCCGCTCGCCGCGCCGAAGAAACTCGCCGCGCCGAAGTCCTGGCCCTCGAGCGAGCCGCTTGATGCGTTGGGGTTGATGCCGACCATCGAGTGGTACGCCGGCCTCGCCGACACCTGGCGGCCCGGCGAAGCCAGTGGACGCAAGCAACTCAAACGATTCGTCGATGACCCGATCGGCGAGTACCTCGGCGAGCGGAACACGCCTTCGGTGCAAGGCACATCCCGCCTCTCGCCCTACCTGCACCACGGCGAAGTCAGCGTCCGGCAGGCCTATCACGCCGCCCGCAAACGCACGGCCGGTAACGCCGGGGCCGCACTCAAGAAAAACGCGCACGGCTACCTCCGCCAACTCGCCTGGCGCGACTTCGGCTACCACCTGCTCTACCACTTCCCGCAGACCCCAGACCACCCGCTGCGCGAGAAGTACGCGGACTTCCCGTGGATCGATATGCGTAAGGGGAGGCACACGCTCGACGCGTGGCAGCGCGGGCAGACCGGCTACCCGATCGTCGATGCGGGCATGCGCGAGCTCTGGCACACCGGCTGGATGCACAACCGCGTCCGCATGGTCGTCGCATCCTTTCTCGTGAAGCACCTGCTCATCGACTGGCGCGAAGGCACGCGGTGGTTTTGGGACACGCTGGTCGATGCGGACCTCGCGAACAACACGCTGGGCTGGCAGTGGGCGGGCGGCTGCGGGGCGGACGCCGCGCCGTACTTCCGGATCTTCAACCCGATTTTGCAGGGCGAGAAGTTTGATAAGGCCGGCGCCTACGTCCGCAAGTGGTGCCCCGAGCTAAAGGACGTGCCGGATAAGTTCCTGCACAAGCCGTGGGCCGCGCCGTCGCTGGTGATGCAGCAGGCGCGTGTGACGCTGGGCGAGGACTACCCCGAGCCGATCGTCGACCACAAGGAAGCCCGCGAGCGGGCGCTGGATGCGCTGGCGCAAGTCAGCGGGGATTGA
- a CDS encoding TIGR01777 family oxidoreductase, which translates to MASVADRSTRSSRKIAVSGATGLIGKALCDALRARGDVVCPIVRSAKGQPGEVVWDTEAQAFDADALAACDAVVHLAGENIVGRWTPEKKQRVRDSRVEGTRALSETLAKLDDGPRTLICASAIGYYGDTGQSDAHTEDAPPGDDYLAEVCVAWEAACEAARAAGLRVVNARVGIVLSPQGGALDAMLMPFRIGLGGRLGDGRQWMSWVSLADMARILLFALDTPTLQGPVNAAAPEPATNREFTQTLGKVLGRPTLLPVPSFAPKLLYGKEAAEALVLGSIRVVPERLRDAGFVFDHPTLEAALRHELDR; encoded by the coding sequence ATGGCTTCTGTAGCCGACAGATCAACACGGTCATCACGAAAGATCGCCGTATCGGGCGCGACGGGGCTGATTGGTAAGGCGCTGTGCGATGCGCTCCGGGCGCGCGGCGACGTGGTCTGCCCGATCGTCCGCTCGGCCAAAGGCCAGCCGGGCGAGGTGGTGTGGGACACCGAGGCGCAGGCGTTTGATGCCGACGCGCTCGCCGCGTGCGATGCGGTGGTACACCTGGCGGGCGAGAACATCGTTGGGCGTTGGACGCCCGAGAAGAAGCAGCGGGTGCGCGACAGCCGGGTAGAGGGGACGCGGGCGCTGAGCGAAACGCTGGCCAAGCTGGATGACGGCCCCCGGACGCTCATCTGCGCCTCGGCCATCGGGTACTACGGCGACACGGGCCAGTCCGACGCACACACCGAAGACGCACCACCGGGCGACGACTACCTGGCCGAGGTCTGCGTCGCGTGGGAAGCCGCGTGTGAGGCCGCCCGCGCGGCGGGACTGCGCGTCGTCAACGCCCGCGTCGGCATCGTGCTCTCGCCCCAGGGCGGCGCGCTCGACGCGATGCTCATGCCGTTTAGGATCGGCTTGGGCGGTCGGCTCGGTGATGGCAGGCAGTGGATGAGCTGGGTCTCGCTCGCCGACATGGCACGCATCCTCCTTTTCGCGCTCGACACCCCGACGCTGCAAGGCCCGGTCAACGCCGCCGCGCCCGAGCCGGCAACGAACCGCGAATTCACCCAGACGCTGGGCAAGGTGCTGGGCCGACCCACGCTGCTGCCCGTCCCGTCGTTCGCGCCCAAGCTGCTCTACGGCAAGGAGGCCGCCGAGGCGCTCGTGCTGGGCAGCATCCGCGTGGTGCCCGAACGCCTGCGAGACGCGGGCTTCGTGTTTGACCATCCGACGCTCGAGGCGGCGCTGCGGCATGAGCTCGATCGTTAG